The following proteins are co-located in the Flammeovirga kamogawensis genome:
- a CDS encoding helix-turn-helix domain-containing protein: MGVQNTNIILQGMDYETFVEQLKKDLFNDNGFVFNRILTFQQTMEFLGFSRAYLYRLIRKGEIPFKQRGSKKFFLREELEEWIAIGDSLQEHNVESLNDEF, translated from the coding sequence ATGGGAGTACAAAATACTAACATTATTCTGCAAGGAATGGATTATGAAACATTCGTAGAGCAATTAAAAAAAGACTTATTTAACGACAATGGTTTTGTCTTTAATAGAATCTTGACTTTTCAACAAACAATGGAATTCTTAGGCTTTTCAAGAGCTTACCTTTATAGGTTAATAAGGAAAGGGGAAATTCCTTTTAAACAAAGAGGTTCTAAAAAGTTCTTTTTGAGAGAAGAATTAGAAGAATGGATTGCTATAGGTGATTCTTTACAGGAACATAATGTTGAGAGCTTAAATGATGAATTTTAA
- a CDS encoding tyrosine-type recombinase/integrase produces MKIAIRNYRSRSKKKANSNRLFLYLDFYHFGVRKKESLNAFVHKVVKNKEEKDHNKRIIEYVKRVRAERLLEIQNDPQNLFVHERRKQFVVPTLEVYIKERKGGDNWTSMFKKVKKHLASNLTFENFSHRHINDFRQKLLDAEAINQDTASAYFNLMMIFCREKVEDGVLSSSKMKLSRVKNIPNQKKIQPYLLKEEVTQLVKTDFQDQNFKNYCMFSVFSGLRGGDIRDLRWTDIEGQHLLKTQNKTNNDVFIPKNKMVNQILEYQKKLNGQQEFIFDVPASFMGRKKLLNDFLQRAGIERRITFHSFRRTFGTLLHASGNDLYTIKEMLGHQNIANTERYVYFMNDKKEEASRSLDQFM; encoded by the coding sequence ATGAAAATTGCTATTAGAAATTATCGTTCTCGGTCTAAAAAAAAGGCGAATAGTAATCGTTTATTTTTATATCTCGATTTTTACCATTTTGGTGTTAGAAAAAAAGAATCCCTCAATGCATTTGTTCATAAAGTAGTGAAAAATAAGGAAGAAAAAGACCACAACAAACGAATTATTGAATATGTAAAGAGGGTTAGAGCCGAACGGTTACTAGAAATTCAGAATGATCCTCAGAATCTTTTTGTTCATGAGCGTAGAAAACAATTTGTTGTACCTACGTTGGAGGTGTATATTAAAGAAAGAAAAGGAGGTGATAATTGGACGTCTATGTTTAAAAAGGTAAAAAAACATCTTGCTTCAAATTTGACTTTTGAAAACTTTTCTCATCGACATATTAATGATTTTAGACAAAAGCTATTAGATGCTGAAGCTATAAATCAAGATACAGCTTCAGCATATTTTAATTTGATGATGATTTTTTGCAGAGAGAAAGTTGAAGATGGTGTTTTGTCATCATCTAAGATGAAACTTTCTAGAGTGAAGAATATTCCTAACCAAAAAAAGATACAACCTTATTTGTTAAAGGAGGAAGTGACTCAATTAGTGAAAACTGATTTTCAAGACCAAAACTTTAAGAATTACTGTATGTTTAGTGTCTTTTCAGGGTTAAGAGGTGGTGATATTCGAGATTTAAGATGGACTGATATTGAAGGACAACATTTATTGAAGACGCAGAATAAAACAAATAATGACGTATTCATTCCTAAAAACAAGATGGTCAATCAAATTTTAGAATATCAGAAAAAATTGAATGGTCAGCAAGAATTTATTTTTGATGTCCCTGCATCTTTTATGGGTAGAAAAAAGCTATTGAATGATTTTTTACAAAGAGCAGGTATTGAAAGAAGAATCACATTTCATTCATTTAGAAGAACATTTGGTACGCTGTTGCATGCTTCTGGTAATGACCTTTATACGATTAAAGAAATGCTAGGGCATCAGAATATAGCAAACACTGAACGTTATGTTTATTTCATGAATGATAAAAAAGAAGAAGCAAGTAGATCATTAGATCAATTTATGTAA
- a CDS encoding DUF3987 domain-containing protein has product MVKVPKKVDLNNISSLEDTVLPVNTVREDVKYPFPLHVFPKYIQDLLLELQAVFSFEISYTAMTLLVVLSVIVGKYFKITVKKGWTTIPSIYTAIIGNSSIGKSPAINIILKVLTSINDKEIERYEVKKAEWNDAIAGMSEAEKKDYKAENEEPTRKRLITSDATQESLCYLLAKDAMVLYKDELIGWIKSMNQYRQGADTEFFLSLFNGQVGEVDRVGKNLFVKDPFLSIIGGIQPSILPLLTKNGNSANGFLFRILFIMPENESVHYLSDKELSSNCLETFYQKMESLYDMLQGEEIRNIPLIKEAMLYFIHSVNHYIKVASETKDENIISAYKKVGNYMPRFALLLEVLDQLYGDDLGVCIENISLASMEKAKLLCDYFIETATYILEQTNDKSSLQTNHQKFLDTIPDNQVITTSELNKLAESIGIKTSNFKNRVLPKLLEKGMLQKTEKRGEYIKNKT; this is encoded by the coding sequence ATGGTAAAAGTACCAAAAAAAGTAGACTTGAACAACATTTCAAGCCTAGAAGATACTGTATTGCCTGTAAATACAGTGCGAGAAGATGTAAAATATCCATTTCCTTTACATGTATTTCCAAAATACATTCAAGATCTCTTATTGGAATTACAGGCTGTATTTTCATTTGAGATATCATATACAGCAATGACTTTACTTGTTGTACTTAGTGTGATTGTGGGTAAATATTTCAAGATTACTGTTAAAAAAGGTTGGACCACTATTCCTAGTATCTATACTGCTATTATTGGAAATTCAAGTATAGGTAAGTCTCCTGCAATAAATATTATTCTAAAAGTATTGACTTCTATTAATGATAAAGAGATTGAACGTTATGAAGTAAAGAAAGCAGAGTGGAATGATGCTATTGCAGGAATGAGTGAAGCAGAAAAAAAGGACTATAAAGCAGAAAATGAAGAACCAACTCGAAAACGATTAATAACTTCTGATGCTACTCAAGAATCACTTTGCTATTTATTAGCGAAAGATGCTATGGTGCTTTATAAAGATGAGTTGATAGGTTGGATCAAAAGTATGAATCAATATAGACAAGGTGCTGATACTGAATTTTTCTTAAGCTTGTTTAATGGACAAGTTGGAGAAGTAGACCGTGTAGGTAAAAATTTATTCGTGAAAGATCCTTTTTTGTCAATTATTGGAGGCATACAACCAAGTATTTTACCTCTACTAACAAAAAATGGAAATAGTGCAAATGGCTTCTTATTTCGAATTCTTTTTATAATGCCAGAGAATGAGAGTGTACATTATCTTTCAGATAAAGAACTTTCTAGTAATTGTTTAGAGACTTTTTATCAAAAAATGGAAAGTTTGTATGATATGTTACAAGGTGAAGAAATACGAAATATTCCGTTGATTAAAGAAGCAATGCTCTATTTTATTCATAGTGTTAATCATTATATAAAGGTAGCTTCAGAGACTAAAGATGAGAATATTATTTCTGCTTATAAGAAAGTAGGAAATTATATGCCTCGTTTCGCATTATTATTAGAAGTATTAGATCAACTATATGGAGATGATTTAGGCGTATGTATTGAAAATATCTCGTTAGCAAGTATGGAAAAAGCAAAATTGTTATGTGATTATTTTATTGAAACAGCAACATATATTTTAGAACAAACGAATGATAAATCGTCTTTACAAACAAACCATCAAAAGTTCCTAGATACCATACCAGATAACCAAGTTATCACAACTTCTGAGCTGAATAAATTGGCTGAAAGTATAGGAATCAAGACTTCAAACTTCAAAAATAGAGTACTTCCTAAACTACTAGAGAAAGGGATGCTTCAAAAAACAGAAAAGAGAGGTGAATACATTAAAAATAAGACCTAG
- a CDS encoding helix-turn-helix domain-containing protein, giving the protein MQIEKRCQYCNKTFIAQKVTTRYCSHSCNQKHYKQIKKDGKVQKKNRDTKAIDLVYIQHKELLTPSEAKEILGIGKTYMYKLLAEGELKSIRITPKNIRIPKAEIENYLQKRLNKEKSKIQPTPTKLSNNMNFYWSISEVEKKYKISSKALYDLIKRNDIRKLQKGAKVYVKKSDINKIFNS; this is encoded by the coding sequence ATGCAGATAGAAAAGAGATGTCAATATTGTAATAAAACTTTTATAGCTCAGAAAGTAACCACAAGGTATTGCTCTCATTCTTGTAACCAGAAACACTATAAGCAAATTAAAAAAGATGGAAAAGTACAAAAAAAGAATAGAGATACAAAAGCAATTGATTTAGTCTATATTCAGCACAAAGAATTATTGACACCATCAGAAGCAAAAGAGATTTTAGGTATAGGGAAAACTTATATGTACAAGCTACTTGCTGAAGGAGAATTAAAGTCAATAAGAATTACTCCCAAAAATATTCGAATACCCAAAGCAGAAATTGAAAACTATTTACAGAAGCGTTTGAATAAAGAGAAATCCAAAATTCAACCTACCCCCACAAAGCTTTCTAATAATATGAATTTTTATTGGTCTATTTCGGAAGTTGAAAAGAAGTATAAAATATCCTCAAAAGCTCTTTATGATCTTATAAAACGAAATGATATTCGTAAGCTCCAGAAAGGGGCAAAAGTGTATGTGAAAAAATCTGATATCAATAAAATATTTAACTCATGA
- a CDS encoding DUF6371 domain-containing protein, whose amino-acid sequence MTFLNQQKWSISLDTRRGDHTPKKVIYPNCGKKKLVRYFNFETNEYLQDDEGRCDRQEKCGYHKKPSFTNKDVTTVPKRLSVKEEFDVLDSQLLYQQKGENQFANSILAKFGTEAYWHVHSLYYLNAYNFQFDHAMQDAVVFWQIDKQNRIRTAKLMRYDQQLKRVKSGYSTDWLHSILKKEGKLNPNFRLKQCFFGEHLLNQYLDKTIAIVESAKTALLGELWKPEYLWLSAEGLNGLTLEKAEALIGRKVILIPDFSDDSRKLWKEKAMDIQLKFQVDIQLSTIGEAIKDGSDLADLILNDKKVINSIKKRFGNDLLLHPKNIVGLYRPLFESGNPYSFMDIKNTVSGCNTGGYPMLDKVIISLIEWGSKQIINNNKIIF is encoded by the coding sequence ATGACATTTTTAAACCAACAAAAATGGAGTATTAGTCTGGATACCCGAAGGGGAGATCACACCCCAAAGAAAGTGATATACCCTAATTGTGGGAAGAAAAAATTGGTAAGGTATTTCAATTTTGAAACTAATGAATACCTCCAAGATGATGAAGGTAGGTGTGACCGTCAAGAAAAATGCGGTTACCATAAAAAGCCATCATTCACAAATAAAGACGTTACTACAGTTCCTAAGAGACTGTCTGTTAAGGAGGAGTTTGATGTATTAGATAGTCAGTTACTTTATCAACAAAAAGGAGAGAATCAATTTGCTAATTCGATACTAGCCAAATTTGGCACAGAAGCCTATTGGCATGTACATTCTCTCTATTATTTGAATGCCTATAACTTCCAATTTGATCATGCTATGCAAGATGCAGTTGTGTTCTGGCAAATTGATAAGCAAAATAGAATTCGAACTGCAAAGCTCATGCGATATGACCAGCAATTGAAACGGGTGAAAAGTGGATATTCAACGGATTGGTTGCATAGTATTTTAAAGAAAGAAGGAAAGCTAAATCCCAATTTCAGATTAAAGCAATGCTTCTTTGGTGAGCATCTTTTGAATCAATATTTAGATAAAACTATTGCTATAGTAGAGTCCGCAAAAACGGCTTTACTAGGTGAACTTTGGAAGCCTGAATATCTATGGTTATCAGCAGAAGGATTGAATGGTTTAACCCTTGAAAAAGCAGAGGCATTGATAGGAAGAAAGGTGATTCTGATACCTGATTTTAGTGATGATTCTCGGAAGCTTTGGAAAGAAAAAGCAATGGATATTCAACTGAAATTTCAAGTGGATATACAGTTGTCAACTATAGGTGAAGCCATTAAAGATGGTTCTGATTTAGCCGATTTAATACTAAACGATAAAAAGGTAATAAACAGTATTAAAAAACGCTTTGGGAATGATTTATTACTTCATCCTAAAAACATTGTAGGGCTGTATAGACCATTGTTTGAGAGTGGAAATCCGTATTCTTTCATGGATATAAAAAACACAGTAAGTGGTTGTAATACAGGTGGATATCCAATGCTTGATAAAGTAATCATCTCATTAATAGAATGGGGAAGTAAGCAAATTATAAATAACAATAAAATAATATTTTAA